A genomic window from Anthonomus grandis grandis chromosome 4, icAntGran1.3, whole genome shotgun sequence includes:
- the LOC126735045 gene encoding uncharacterized protein LOC126735045: MSRAKRILDMAIGQTANEIEDSQLGEDSEHNTWEYSFGESSGVDSIPLSLELPMDILDSPIKENQPFENFQIAENVQIDFIDENGQKLDNCEEVIVLNEFPLLDNLNEASRASSSEINHIKKQSNIESTTSDISDDEASRLVPYSDSDSGSSYSYPTKSKKRKKRF, from the coding sequence atgtCACGTGCCAAACGAATCCTTGATATGGCCATCGGCCAAACAGCAAATGAAATCGAAGACTCACAGCTGGGAGAAGACTCTGAGCATAATACTTGGGAGTATTCTTTTGGGGAAAGCAGTGGTGTAGACTCAATTCCCCTGTCGTTGGAGTTACCAATGGATATATTAGACTCTCccataaaagaaaatcaaccCTTTGAAAACTTCCAAATAGCCGAAAATGTgcaaattgattttattgacgAAAATGGGCAAAAATTAGATAATTGTGAAGAAGTTATTGTACTGAATGAATTTCCTTTACTGGACAACTTAAATGAAGCTTCTCGTGCTTCTTCATCGGAAATCaatcatattaaaaaacaatccaaTATAGAATCTACAACTTCTGATATTTCCGATGACGAAGCTAGCAGGTTGGTACCATATTCGGATTCCGACTCAGGCTCATCTTATAGTTATccgacaaaaagtaaaaaacgtaaaaagcGTTTTTAA
- the LOC126735033 gene encoding facilitated trehalose transporter Tret1-like, with the protein MGTALQYLAAATGNLAIVTDGMHYGWPSPSLPQLENNTNSTLCLTSDEGALLAVMPLLGAILGALTAANVVDYLGRKKTIILTSVPFFLAWIVVAFAQTVMYLYIARFIAGIADGVTFTVVPMYIGEIAEPRVRGLLGSSCSVSWILGFLLINLIGSYLSIKTTALISSSLCVVTIATFIWMPESPYYLLMKNKTDKAKESLRRFRSDKVDVETEISKIRKSIMSTEKVRGSFFDLFTVASNRKAVIIVAGLRGFQQFSGTTAITFYAQEIFKQAGSNVSSKEASIIYFAVMLVMTMLSSSIVDRAGRKPLLIISMSGSILALFLEGTYFYIEKKTSIDVSDLEYIPVSCLIMFVIFFSIGMQSIPICLLGELFPTSVKAYALCLADVYFSLVASVASKFLQLMKDSYGIHMAFYGFTLFSIMGLLFIIFVVPETKGKSLEEIQMYLRGETPKMYEVELQSMERLQKEKNATEEALLKA; encoded by the exons GTAATCTCGCTATCGTCACAGATGGCATGCACTACGGATGGCCCTCACCCTCACTACCTCAACTAGAAAACAACACAAACTCAACGTTATGTTTGACAAGCGACGAGGGTGCCCTCTTGGCTGTGATGCCCCTATTAGGGGCCATTTTAGGAGCCCTAACCGCTGCCAACGTCGTAGACTATTTGGGGAGAAAAAAGACTATTATCTTGACTTCCGTGCCATTTTTTCTTGCTTGGATCGTCGTTGCTTTTGCACAGACTGTGATGTATTTATATATAGCTAG GTTTATAGCAGGAATAGCAGATGGTGTAACCTTTACAGTAGTACCAATGTACATAGGCGAAATAGCAGAACCACGCGTCAGAGGTCTGTTGGGCTCAAGCTGCTCAGTAAGTTGGATCCTGGGCTTCCTCCTGATCAACCTCATAGGCTCCTACCTCTCCATCAAGACGACAGCCTTAATTTCTTCTAGTCTTTGCGTGGTGACTATCGCCACATTCATCTGGATGCCCGAGAGTCCTTATTATCTCCtaatgaaaaacaaaacagataaagcaaaagaaagcTTAAGAAGATTTAGATCTGATAAAGTAGATGTGGAAACGGAAATCTCTAAGATAAGGAAGTCCATTATGAGTACAGAAAAGGTCAGAGGatcattttttgatttatttactgTTGCGAGTAACCGTAAGGCGGTTATTATCGTAGCAGGACTTCGAGGCTTTCAGCAGTTTAGCGGCACCACTGCCATAACCTTCTATGctcaagaaatatttaaacaagCAGGCAGCAATGTGTCTTCTAAAGAAGCGTCAATCATTTATTTCGCTGTAATGCTTGTGATGACCATGTTATCCTCAAGCATTGTAGATAGAGCGGGCAGAAAACCTTTACTGATTATATCTATGTCAGGTTCAATTCTTGCCCTGTTTTTGGAGGGCACGTACTTTTATATCGAGAAGAAAACCTCCATAGATGTCTCCGATCTAGAATACATCCCCGTATCATGCTTAATAATGTTTGTTATCTTTTTCAGCATTGGTATGCAAAGTATTCCCATATGCTTGCTGGGGGAATTGTTCCCCACCAGCGTGAAAGCATACGCTCTATGCTTGGCCGACGTTTACTTTAGCCTTGTGGCCTCTGTTGCCTCCAAGTTCTTGCAATTGATGAAGGACAGTTATGGAATTCATATGGCCTTTTATGGGTTTACACTTTTCTCGATAATggggttattgtttattattttcgtGGTTCCGGAGACGAAGGGTAAGAGCCTTGAGGAAATTCAGATGTATTTGAGAGGCGAGACGCCTAAGATGTATGAAGTTGAGCTGCAGAGTATGGAGAGGTTGCAAAAAGAGAAAAATGCTACAGAGGAAGCCTTGCTAAAAGCATAA